A region from the Phycisphaerales bacterium genome encodes:
- a CDS encoding glycosyltransferase, with translation MARVCFVTYEISPTLPGGAGVFIARAVQTLTACGHSVSILLVQPGDVVDRFRRDARAWKIRDDQLSITGIDEVSGEGVGEAVPELAWFARDSWRVWRGVTRLIERERPDVVEFHDFCGLGAFTLAARAFAGDDGGPVMAVRLHSSLRVLDQACGTRHFDENRRMAHALERRSCELADAVLAHTATCAMELRAMGWEIHKYRIMVSRVEAEKMAERRPARASDGAKGNGSTILYVGRMAPIKGVEDLVVASVELMREGAHEWRVRLVGGDEDDSPARGTYGEYLRSLIPMELGDRFEFVGRVPRSVIGDELARADVAVFPSRWESFGFAAHEALAAGVPVVVPRRAAFEELFEGVDGAWLYDGTVRGLMEAIGWARRGKGVAIGEGSRDTGGEGVGTVETPVPRGGVVQEFDGGGRGRERGEVREVSPDVEVSLPAVYERLVSMRHRMPERDAQHLSTTLVIVDHGDPELLARTIEAVGSQWVPGDGLYVVGTARAEEMPLLARDIGAGHVRDVRGNVISALNADVGDALAVLHAGDVPSPEWLGMCRNALEATPSAGFAVTWLTERDESGESRLVPVLLDTMPESWIFEQGTRPTRALVRVAAGRSLVDIFDHSLGVLAEIGVLWRAIEGLGRGVVLAESLIECPAAAWGPAPGWAVRSLITRYGGTMREDLAMVTAALSESAAMGRSEPAGDSTLAYRVAVADTLGGRTLAKLAWEKMVRRAKGQSPAS, from the coding sequence ATGGCACGTGTTTGCTTTGTGACGTACGAGATCTCGCCGACCCTGCCGGGCGGCGCGGGGGTGTTCATCGCACGTGCGGTTCAAACACTTACGGCGTGTGGGCATTCGGTGTCGATTTTGCTGGTGCAGCCGGGAGATGTTGTGGATCGGTTTCGGCGTGATGCGCGCGCGTGGAAGATCAGGGACGATCAGCTCTCCATCACGGGGATTGACGAGGTGAGTGGGGAGGGCGTGGGGGAGGCGGTGCCGGAGTTGGCGTGGTTTGCGCGCGACTCGTGGCGTGTGTGGCGCGGGGTGACTCGGCTGATCGAGCGGGAGAGGCCCGATGTGGTGGAGTTCCACGATTTCTGCGGGCTTGGGGCGTTCACGCTGGCGGCACGAGCGTTTGCTGGCGACGACGGCGGGCCGGTGATGGCAGTGCGATTGCACTCGTCGCTCCGTGTGCTCGATCAGGCGTGTGGTACCCGGCACTTTGATGAGAACCGGCGGATGGCGCACGCGCTCGAGCGGCGGTCGTGTGAACTCGCGGACGCGGTGCTGGCGCACACGGCGACGTGCGCGATGGAACTGCGTGCCATGGGGTGGGAGATCCACAAATACCGGATCATGGTCTCGCGCGTGGAGGCGGAGAAGATGGCGGAACGCCGGCCCGCGCGAGCCAGCGACGGCGCGAAGGGGAACGGATCGACGATCCTGTATGTCGGGCGAATGGCGCCGATCAAGGGGGTCGAGGATCTCGTCGTGGCGAGTGTGGAATTGATGCGGGAGGGAGCCCACGAGTGGCGTGTGCGGCTTGTGGGGGGTGATGAGGATGACTCGCCGGCGCGGGGAACGTATGGGGAGTACCTTCGTTCGCTGATTCCCATGGAGTTGGGAGATCGATTCGAGTTTGTGGGTCGCGTGCCCCGGTCGGTGATCGGCGATGAGTTGGCCCGCGCGGATGTGGCGGTGTTTCCGAGCCGCTGGGAGAGTTTCGGGTTTGCGGCCCACGAGGCGCTGGCGGCGGGTGTGCCGGTGGTGGTGCCGAGGCGTGCAGCGTTTGAGGAACTGTTTGAGGGGGTGGATGGAGCGTGGCTGTACGACGGGACGGTGCGGGGGCTGATGGAGGCGATCGGGTGGGCGCGACGCGGGAAAGGTGTGGCGATCGGCGAAGGCTCGAGAGATACCGGTGGGGAAGGAGTAGGCACAGTCGAGACGCCTGTGCCACGAGGTGGGGTGGTACAGGAGTTTGATGGTGGCGGCCGAGGGCGAGAGAGAGGGGAGGTCCGGGAGGTGTCGCCTGATGTCGAGGTGTCGCTTCCAGCGGTGTATGAGCGGCTGGTGTCGATGCGGCATCGAATGCCCGAGCGAGACGCGCAGCATCTCTCGACGACGCTGGTGATCGTGGATCACGGGGATCCGGAGTTGCTGGCGCGGACGATCGAGGCGGTTGGCTCACAGTGGGTTCCGGGGGACGGGTTGTACGTTGTGGGCACGGCTCGAGCGGAGGAGATGCCACTGCTCGCCAGAGATATTGGCGCGGGACATGTGCGGGATGTGCGTGGCAACGTGATCTCGGCGTTGAATGCGGACGTGGGCGACGCGCTGGCGGTGCTGCACGCTGGGGACGTGCCGAGTCCAGAGTGGCTGGGGATGTGTCGAAACGCGCTTGAGGCGACGCCCTCGGCGGGGTTCGCCGTGACCTGGCTGACGGAGCGCGACGAGAGCGGCGAGAGTCGGCTTGTCCCGGTGCTGCTCGACACGATGCCCGAGAGTTGGATCTTTGAGCAGGGGACTCGGCCGACGCGGGCGCTGGTGCGTGTGGCGGCGGGGCGGAGCCTGGTGGACATCTTCGACCACTCGCTGGGCGTGCTGGCGGAGATCGGCGTGCTATGGCGGGCGATCGAGGGGCTTGGGCGGGGCGTGGTGCTGGCGGAGAGTCTGATCGAGTGTCCGGCGGCGGCGTGGGGGCCGGCGCCGGGGTGGGCGGTGCGATCGCTGATCACGCGATACGGCGGCACGATGCGCGAGGATCTCGCGATGGTGACGGCGGCGTTGAGCGAGTCGGCGGCGATGGGGCGCTCTGAGCCTGCGGGGGATTCGACACTGGCGTATCGGGTCGCGGTGGCGGACACGCTGGGCGGGCGGACGCTGGCCAAACTGGCGTGGGAGAAGATGGTGCGCCGGGCGAAGGGGCAATCACCTGCTTCGTAG
- a CDS encoding 1-acyl-sn-glycerol-3-phosphate acyltransferase, whose translation MTWPAGVVLFTLLWVGYALVCRWILNNPRGDVATGILYHGMRAYALWFHGLRVEGVDNIPAGREPGPLIVVANHTAGIDPVLVQAACPFEIRWMMAMDMMLPALRAFWDWTEVIPVNRAGNDRASARKALRYVEWGGVLGVFPEGRLERPARSILPFLPGVGLLVARTGARVLPVVIEGTPQVDPAWASLARRSRSRVTFKEPIDYRGFSAEKIVADLRERYREWTGWRLNDAPGALGVVSRG comes from the coding sequence ATGACATGGCCCGCTGGTGTTGTGCTCTTCACCCTGCTGTGGGTGGGGTACGCGCTGGTGTGCCGGTGGATTCTCAATAACCCGCGGGGGGACGTGGCGACGGGGATTCTGTACCACGGCATGCGCGCGTATGCCCTGTGGTTTCATGGGCTTCGGGTCGAAGGCGTAGACAACATTCCGGCGGGGCGCGAGCCGGGGCCGCTGATTGTGGTGGCGAATCACACCGCAGGGATCGATCCGGTGCTGGTGCAGGCGGCGTGTCCATTCGAGATCCGCTGGATGATGGCGATGGACATGATGCTGCCGGCGTTGCGCGCGTTCTGGGATTGGACAGAGGTCATTCCCGTCAATCGCGCGGGGAATGATCGGGCGAGTGCGCGCAAGGCGTTGCGATACGTGGAATGGGGCGGCGTTTTGGGTGTGTTTCCAGAAGGTCGATTGGAGCGTCCAGCGCGGAGTATCTTGCCATTCTTGCCGGGTGTGGGATTGCTGGTGGCGCGGACTGGCGCGCGAGTTTTGCCAGTGGTGATCGAGGGGACGCCCCAGGTTGACCCGGCGTGGGCAAGCCTTGCGCGTCGGAGTCGATCGCGGGTGACGTTCAAGGAGCCGATTGATTATCGAGGATTTTCTGCCGAGAAGATCGTGGCCGATCTTCGCGAGCGGTACAGGGAATGGACGGGTTGGAGACTCAATGACGCACCTGGCGCGTTGGGGGTTGTCTCGCGGGGCTAA
- a CDS encoding replication-associated recombination protein A → MADLWQETRDRARKGVRPLALRMRPRTLDEFFGQTHLLAPGRLLRRMLDADAFTSIIFHGPPGTGKTTLAELIAGHTKRHFERENAASVGVKRVRDIIDEAIKRLEYEGRRTILFLDEIHRFTRAQQDVLLGDVERGLITLIGATTENPVFAVNSALVSRSTLFRLEALSVEEISGVIRRAIVDAERGYGSLDLRVDDDALHVWATKCDGDARRALTALEVAVLSTRATPGESLVIDRAIAEDSIQQKAAVYDHTGDEHYDAISAMIKSVRGGDPDAAVYWIARMLEAGEDPRFIARRLAILASEDIGNADPRGIMVATAAWEMTERVGMPECRITLAQCAIYLACAPKSNASYVAIDEAIADVREGRTIPVPIHLRDSHAPPAADGRAHGTGYEYSHDSENAISGQDYLGVEKVYFRPTDRGHERAMAQHLEALRKAREARS, encoded by the coding sequence ATGGCGGATCTCTGGCAGGAAACTCGTGACCGCGCGCGCAAGGGCGTCCGCCCCTTGGCCTTGCGCATGCGCCCCAGGACCCTCGACGAGTTCTTCGGGCAAACTCACCTGCTCGCGCCGGGGCGCCTGCTCCGCCGGATGCTCGACGCCGATGCGTTCACCTCCATCATCTTCCATGGCCCACCCGGCACGGGCAAAACCACACTCGCCGAACTCATCGCCGGGCACACCAAACGCCACTTCGAGCGTGAGAACGCCGCCAGCGTCGGCGTGAAGCGCGTCCGCGACATCATCGACGAGGCCATCAAACGCCTCGAGTACGAGGGGCGGCGGACGATCCTCTTCCTCGACGAGATCCATCGCTTCACGCGCGCGCAGCAGGATGTCCTCCTCGGCGATGTGGAACGCGGCCTCATCACGCTGATCGGCGCCACGACGGAAAATCCAGTCTTTGCCGTCAACTCGGCACTGGTCTCGCGCTCGACACTCTTTCGCCTCGAGGCCCTCTCGGTTGAGGAGATCTCGGGCGTCATCCGGCGGGCGATCGTGGACGCCGAGCGTGGCTATGGCTCACTCGACCTCCGTGTGGACGACGACGCGCTCCACGTCTGGGCGACCAAGTGCGACGGCGATGCCCGACGGGCGCTCACCGCCCTGGAAGTCGCCGTGCTCAGCACCCGCGCCACACCCGGCGAGTCGCTCGTGATCGATCGAGCGATCGCCGAGGACTCCATCCAGCAGAAAGCGGCGGTGTATGACCACACGGGAGACGAGCACTACGACGCGATCTCCGCGATGATCAAATCGGTCCGTGGCGGCGACCCGGACGCCGCGGTCTACTGGATCGCGCGCATGCTCGAGGCGGGCGAGGATCCACGCTTCATCGCCCGGCGGCTCGCCATCCTCGCGAGCGAGGACATCGGCAACGCCGACCCGCGCGGGATCATGGTCGCGACCGCCGCCTGGGAGATGACCGAGCGCGTGGGCATGCCCGAGTGCCGCATCACCCTCGCCCAGTGCGCGATCTATCTCGCGTGCGCCCCCAAGAGCAACGCGTCGTACGTCGCGATCGACGAGGCGATCGCCGATGTCCGCGAGGGGCGCACGATCCCCGTGCCGATCCACCTGCGCGACTCGCACGCCCCGCCGGCCGCCGATGGCCGCGCCCATGGCACGGGCTACGAGTACTCGCACGACAGCGAGAACGCGATCTCCGGACAGGACTACCTCGGCGTCGAGAAGGTGTACTTCCGCCCCACCGATCGCGGGCACGAGCGAGCGATGGCCCAGCACCTCGAGGCCCTCCGCAAGGCGCGCGAGGCTCGCTCATGA
- a CDS encoding 5-formyltetrahydrofolate cyclo-ligase, whose translation MNDSPEIPTKATLRAEARTRLRSIDANALERASAEICRRLLAHDTLSRAERTLLFAPMRGEIDLREVGVEWLCRGVQVAIPHCDFATGTMLAALITDWDLDITLDERGVPGHRVLLSSTPTQPQIIVPQVVVTPGLAFDVSGGRLGRGAGFYDRFLARWRLESRSSVARVIGVSLDEQIIDRVPIDAFDELVDEIVTPTRVIVTAKRA comes from the coding sequence ATGAACGATTCACCTGAAATCCCAACCAAGGCCACGCTCCGCGCCGAGGCTCGCACCAGGTTGCGTTCGATCGATGCGAACGCTCTCGAGCGTGCCTCGGCCGAGATCTGCAGGCGACTCCTCGCCCACGACACCCTGTCGCGGGCCGAGCGCACTCTGCTCTTCGCGCCGATGCGAGGCGAGATCGACCTCCGCGAGGTCGGCGTCGAGTGGCTCTGCCGGGGTGTCCAGGTCGCGATCCCCCACTGCGACTTTGCCACGGGCACCATGCTGGCGGCACTGATCACCGATTGGGATCTCGACATCACCCTCGATGAACGCGGCGTGCCGGGGCATCGGGTGCTGCTCTCATCAACACCAACACAACCACAAATCATTGTGCCACAGGTTGTTGTGACCCCCGGCCTGGCGTTCGACGTTTCGGGCGGACGCCTCGGACGCGGGGCCGGGTTCTATGATCGCTTCCTCGCTCGATGGAGGTTGGAATCTCGCTCGTCGGTTGCCCGCGTGATCGGCGTGTCGCTCGACGAGCAGATCATCGATCGCGTGCCGATTGACGCCTTCGACGAGCTCGTGGATGAGATCGTGACGCCGACGCGAGTGATCGTGACGGCGAAGCGTGCGTAG
- a CDS encoding LysM peptidoglycan-binding domain-containing protein, with protein sequence MRAPWAKPAAIGVLLVVALVAIWFLGKALPWGKSQEGKLADAAKPTTTSTAGLGSSPTPAISNATKSDSSPRPKPVDVTALGTPPTINNTSVTDTTPTKPNTGIPTQPVVEPTPIAPKPAETAPPALPPVDPALMAVQTILEDAQRALKSNNLVEARRLFSKALTMDKITASEIDSTRASLATINDELVFSAKVYTGDPLVTTYTVETGDALTKIARKAELATDWRLIARVNGVHPDRLRIGQKLKLVRGPFHAVVHKKAYRMDIYAGSPDEPENWLFIRSFKVGLGEDNGTPVGDFVVRRNSKLVDPNWTNPRTGERFDKSDPKNPIGERWLGLEGQGSAATVAGMGIHGTIDPDSIGKSLSMGCVRLGDKDVEIVYELLVEQVSRVRIVAE encoded by the coding sequence ATGCGCGCCCCCTGGGCCAAGCCCGCCGCCATTGGCGTCCTTCTCGTCGTCGCGCTCGTCGCGATCTGGTTCCTGGGCAAGGCGCTCCCCTGGGGCAAAAGCCAGGAGGGCAAACTCGCCGACGCTGCCAAGCCCACGACCACCAGCACCGCCGGCCTCGGTTCTTCTCCAACGCCCGCGATCTCCAACGCAACCAAGAGCGACTCCAGCCCCAGGCCCAAGCCTGTGGATGTCACCGCGCTGGGCACGCCGCCGACCATCAACAACACCAGCGTTACCGACACGACGCCCACCAAGCCCAACACGGGCATCCCCACGCAGCCCGTCGTCGAGCCGACGCCGATCGCGCCCAAGCCGGCCGAAACGGCTCCACCGGCCCTGCCCCCGGTCGATCCCGCGCTCATGGCCGTCCAGACCATCCTCGAGGACGCCCAGCGCGCGCTGAAGTCCAACAACCTCGTCGAGGCCCGCCGGCTCTTCAGCAAGGCGCTCACGATGGACAAGATCACCGCGAGCGAGATCGACTCGACGCGCGCGAGCCTCGCCACCATCAACGACGAACTGGTCTTCTCGGCCAAGGTCTACACAGGTGACCCGCTGGTCACAACCTACACCGTCGAGACGGGTGACGCCCTCACCAAGATCGCCCGAAAGGCCGAACTCGCCACGGACTGGCGCCTCATCGCCCGCGTGAATGGCGTGCACCCCGACCGCCTCCGCATCGGGCAGAAACTCAAACTCGTGCGCGGGCCGTTCCATGCCGTCGTCCACAAGAAGGCCTATCGCATGGACATCTACGCGGGAAGCCCCGATGAGCCCGAGAACTGGCTCTTCATCCGCTCCTTCAAGGTGGGCCTGGGCGAGGACAACGGCACGCCCGTGGGCGACTTCGTCGTCCGCCGCAACAGCAAACTCGTGGACCCCAACTGGACCAACCCGCGCACCGGCGAACGGTTCGACAAGAGCGACCCCAAGAACCCTATCGGTGAGCGTTGGCTCGGCCTTGAAGGCCAGGGCAGTGCCGCCACCGTTGCCGGCATGGGGATCCATGGCACCATCGACCCCGACAGCATCGGCAAGAGCCTCTCGATGGGGTGCGTCCGCCTGGGCGACAAGGATGTCGAGATCGTGTACGAGTTGCTGGTGGAGCAGGTAAGCCGGGTGCGGATCGTGGCGGAGTGA